One Delphinus delphis chromosome 16, mDelDel1.2, whole genome shotgun sequence genomic window carries:
- the ACTR1A gene encoding alpha-centractin isoform X3: MAGALEGDIFIGPKAEEHRGLLSIRYPMEHGIVKDWNDMERIWQYVYSKDQLQTFSEEHPVLLTEAPLNPRKNRERAAEVFFETFNVPALFISMQAVLSLYATGRTTGVVLDSGDGVTHAVPIYEGFAMPHSIMRIDIAGRDVSRFLRLYLRKEGYDFHSSSEFEIVKAIKERACYLSINPQKDETLETEKAQYYLPDGSTIEIGPSRFRAPELLFRPDLIGEESEGIHEVLVFAIQKSDMDLRRTLFSNIVLSGGSTLFKGFGDRLLSEVKKLAPKDVKIRISAPQERLYSTWIGGSILASLDTFKKMWVSKKEYEEDGARSIHRKTF, from the exons GAGCACCGAGGACTGCTCTCCATCCGCTACCCCATGGAGCACGGCATCGTCAAGGACTGGAACGACATGGAGCGCATCTGGCAATACGTCTATTCTAAGGACCAGCTGCAGActttctcagaggag CATCCTGTGCTCCTGACGGAGGCGCCTTTAAACCCACGGAAAAACCGGGAACGAGCTGCTGAAGTTTTCTTCGAGACCTTCAATGTGCCAGCCCTCTTCATCTCCATGCAAGCTGTGCTCAGCCT TTACGCCACCGGCAGGACCACGGGTGTGGTGCTGGATTCTGGGGATGGTGTCACCCACGCCGTGCCCATTTATGAGGGCTTTGCCATGCCCCACTCAATCATGCGCATCGACATCGCTGGCCGGGACGTCTCTCGCTTCCTTCGCCTCTACCTGCGCAAGGAAGGCTATGATTTCCACTCATCCTCTGAGTTTGAGATTGTCAAGGCCATAAAAGAA AGAGCCTGCTACCTATCCATAAACCCCCAGAAGGATGAGACGCTAGAGACGGAGAAGGCGCAGTACTACCTGCCCGACGGCAGCACCATTGAG ATTGGTCCTTCCCGATTCCGGGCACCTGAGCTGCTGTTCAGGCCGGACCTGATCGGTGAGGAGAGCGAGGGCATCCATGAGGTGCTGGTGTTCGCCATCCAGAAGTCTGACATGGACCTGCGGCGCACACTTTTCTCTAACATCGTCCTTTCGGGAGGCTCCACCCTGTTCAAAG GTTTTGGTGACAGGCTATTGAGTGAAGTGAAGAAATTGGCTCCGAAAGATGTGAAGATCAGG ATATCTGCACCGCAAGAGAGACTGTATTCCACATGGATTGG GGGCTCCATCCTCGCCTCCCTGGACACCTTTAAAAAGATGTGGGTCTCTAAGAAGGAATACGAGGAAGACGGTGCCCGATCCATCCACAGGAAAACCTTCTAA